A genomic region of Zea mays cultivar B73 chromosome 6, Zm-B73-REFERENCE-NAM-5.0, whole genome shotgun sequence contains the following coding sequences:
- the LOC100273002 gene encoding uncharacterized protein LOC100273002, which produces MTASLTSRSCPTWPHAPLCTTSSGAAAVWTRCRAAAPRYPSSSRGTTWSSPTSATLRLFWAPHPTTTPSRRPIHRPPEAQPAIGVAHLVVQRPGVLPR; this is translated from the exons ATGACTGCTAGTTTGACCTCTAGAAGCtgtcctacgtggccgcatgcgccgctgtgtacgacaagctccggcgcagctgcCGTTTGGACGCGGTGCAGAGCGGCTGCACCACGCTATCCATCATCAAGCAGGGGGACcacatggtcgtcgccaacgtcaGCGACTCtaaggttgttctgggcaccgcatccgacgacgacgccatcacgccgtccaattcatcgtccacctgaagcccaacctgccat aggagtagcgcatctggtggtgcaacgaccaggggtactacctcgctga